A stretch of Myxocyprinus asiaticus isolate MX2 ecotype Aquarium Trade chromosome 42, UBuf_Myxa_2, whole genome shotgun sequence DNA encodes these proteins:
- the LOC127432506 gene encoding synaptotagmin-like protein 2 isoform X3: protein MIDLSYLTEEEQEMILAVLKRDAELKKLEEQRIRQLCKSEKDKRRLKYLTGEWFYETKYHRHREKIHSSDIIRASMRQRKPVTILELSQRWAERPSFVNSQKKDVFIPPELSGLIEEPPTPSRYESFEHQMPEGQQEIQRLKIKPRMNPFNIMHSQRDTDRIINGVKEAGQTPAEADCHELYARPQTSQVSNFHSSAEVKGKANTLCTESQTHTVTEEEGRSISKVLEWFGRGSQDAKQSKLKELPAQSEKNKEEPEDHGTSDVKSEELASPVVQTLAATKPSPKPRRGFFALFSRAEKKDKSPAFLASDKEIISEDKNKILTLECETPFTMRPEAGVSISLQDCVSAVSKTTEIIQVTSKTEVMQHGNATARPVCEDLLKKEMFDQGEISPGRLANPKSFWEMGNRGPKRLSIKTGAEIQEIETSLLNENDEILDRRIPDSGISPSKLNATEYPVEVESTMHEYSSVSRYVVDMSAISLNEDEKPSNLDSSKVSEGSSNELQTHMVKSDVRLVSPSSPPRNNALQNELQEEPLSESLSRDISGLNKEISTLKMSLSQQDNKGSIDDLKSFWEKEKSGLQVIVGLQTCTPDIKDSFTPLSPKHSSIGSTSPDLTSSLDKMSLSLNKEVGLILQNEKMEKSEGPARVPIQDHHDIRGDSEEASPVRSALEHASARPLSVSKSLEDLASTPTLSAVAPNTKTYFLDPTQVKMMSLSVPAFMHQQVTGSVMSIYSSEFGNVVVKGRIQFAIHYLQNLGEFHIFVVQCKDLAVADPKRNRSDPYVKCYLLPDKAKYGKRKTCVRKKTLDPTYNEILRFKIPMETLKTQKLNLSVWHNDTFGHNSFLGEVEIDLVEWDFNNTQMNEYQLQGRVQVPSSPKHSADGEAIRAEIRVALRFLLQTSHSHKNKANGEVQIWVKECKNLPVSRGVAIDPFVKCAVLPDNSRKSRQKTRVLKRVSNPVFNHTMVYDGFRPEDLKEACVELTVWDHDRLNNHFIGGARLGLGTGKSYGADVEWMDSNSAEAALWDRMMQSQNEWVEDILPLRMLVMARMSR from the exons GCAGCTTTGTAAGTCTGAGAAAGACAAGAGAAGGCTGAAGTACTTAACTGGAGAGTGGTTTTACGAGACAAAGTATCACAGACACAGAGAAAAGATCCATAGCTCCGACATCATCAGAGCATCCATGAGACAAAGGAAACCTGTGACGATAT TGGAGCTCTCTCAAAGATGGGCAGAGAGACCCAGTTTTGTGAACAGTCAGAAGAAGGATGTGTTCATCCCTCCAGAGCTCTCAGGACTCATTGAGGAGCCACCCACACCATCACGGTATGAGAG TTTTGAACATCAGATGCCAGAAGGCCAACAGGAAATACAGAGACTTAAAATCAAG CCTAGGATGAATCCATTCAATATTATGCATTCGCAGAGGGACACAGACAGAATTATCAATGGTGTGAAAGAGGCCGGCCAGACACCTGCTGAGG CAGATTGTCATGAGCTTTATGCTCGGCCTCAGACCTCACAGGTGTCCAACTTCCACAGCTCTGCTGAAGTTAAAGGTAAGGCCAATACGTTGTGCACAGAGAGCCAGACTCATACAGTAACAGAGGAAGAGGGTCGCTCAATTTCTAAGGTACTTGAGTGGTTTGGCCGAGGTTCTCAAGATGCAAAGCAGAGTAAGCTGAAAGAATTGCCAGCACAGAGTGAGAAGAACAAAGAGGAACCAGAGGATCATGGAACCTCAGACGTCAAATCAGAAGAATTGGCTTCTCCGGTTGTACAGACTTTGGCTGCCACCAAGCCATCTCCAAAGCCACGTCGGgggttttttgcattgttttcaagAGCAGAGAAAAAAGACAAGAGTCCTGCATTTCTAGCATCTGACAAAGAAATAATAAGTGaagataaaaacaaaattttgactTTGGAATGCGAAACACCTTTCACCATGAGACCTGAAGCAGGTGTCAGTATATCTCTGCAGGACTGTGTTTCTGCAGTGAGCAAGACAACAGAAATAATACAGGTTACCTCAAAAACAGAGGTAATGCAACATGGCAATGCAACAGCTAGACCTGTTTGTGAAGATCTTCTTAAGAAAGAGATGTTTGACCAAGGTGAGATATCACCAGGTAGACTGGCCAACCCGAAGTCCTTCTGGGAAATGGGGAACAGAGGACCAAAGAGACTGAGCATCAAAACTGGAGCTGAAATACAAGAAATTGAAACATCTCTGCTTaatgaaaatgatgaaattttaGACAGAAGGATTCCAGATTCAGGCATCAGCCCATCAAAATTAAATGCCACTGAATATCCAGTTGAAGTAGAATCTACAATGCATGAGTATTCTTCGGTATCACGCTATGTTGTCGATATGTCTGCCATATCCTTAAATGAAGATGAAAAACCCTCTAATTTGGACAGCAGTAAGGTGTCAGAAGGCTCAAGTAATGAGTTACAAACACACATGGTCAAAAGTGACGTCAGACTGGTGTCTCCCAGTTCACCACCAAGAAATAACGCTCTTCAGAACGAGTTGCAGGAAGAGCCTCTCTCTGAGTCGCTGTCCAGGGATATATCTGGCCTGAATAAGGAAATCTCTACTCTCAAAATGTCTCTCAGTCAACAGGATAATAAAGGCTCAATCGATGATCTCAAGTCATTttgggagaaagaaaaaagtggCCTTCAAGTAATTGTAGGTTTACAAACATGTACACCTGATATTAAAGACTCATTTACGCCGTTGTCTCCTAAACATTCTTCCATAGGGTCAACTAGTCCAGATTTAACAAGTTCCCTAGACAAAATGAGTTTGTCTTTAAACAAAGAGGTGGGTTTGATTCTGCAAAATGAGAAGATGGAAAAAAGCGAGGGTCCAGCCAGAGTGCCAATACAAGATCATCATGATATCAGAG GTGACAGTGAGGAAGCCAGCCCTGTCAGATCTGCTCTGGAGCATGCCAGTGCCAGACCCCTATCTGTTTCCAAGAGTCTAGAGGACCTGGCATCCACACCTACAC TGTCTGCAGTCGCTCCCAACACTAAAACATATTTCTTAGACCCTACGCAGGTGAAGATGATGAGTTTGTCTGTGCCTGCATTTATGCaccaacag GTCACTGGCAGTGTAATGAGTATCTACAGTAGTGAGTTTGGCAACGTGGTGGTCAAAGGCAGAATCCAGTTCGCCATTCACTATTTGCAAAATCTGGGAGAGTTCCACATCTTCGTAGTGCAGTGCAAAGACCTTGCCGTGGCAGATCCTAAAAGGAACCGGTCTGACCC GTATGTTAAATGTTACCTGCTACCTGACAAAGCAAAATATGGAAAGAGAAAAACATGTGTGAGAAAGAAGACTCTGGATCCAACTTACAATGAAATCTTGCGG TTTAAGATTCCAATGGAGACTCTGAAAACCCAGAAGCTGAACCTGTCTGTGTGGCACAATGACACATTTGGCCATAACAGCTTTCTTGGAGAGGTAGAGATCGATCTGGTGGAATGGGActttaataacacacaaatgaatgAATATCAGCTGCAAGGAAGG GTTCAGGTTCCCTCCAGTCCTAAACATTCTGCTGATGGTGAAGCGATAAGAGCAGAGATAAGAGTTGCTCTACGTTTTCTTCTTCAGACTTCTCACA GTCATAAGAACAAGGCAAATGGTGAGGTACAAATCTGGGTGAAAGAGTGCAAGAATCTACCCGTTTCCAGAGGTGTTGCCATTGACCCTTTTGTCAAATG CGCAGTCCTCCCAGATAACAGCCGGAAAAGCAGACAGAAGACCAGAGTACTGAAGAGGGTTTCTAACCCGGTGTTTAACCACACCATGGTGTATGATGGCTTCAGGCCAGAGGACCTCAAAGAGGCCTGTGTGGAGCTCACCGTGTGGGATCATGACCGACTTAACAACCACTTCATTGGGGGTGCTAGGCTTGGTCTTggaacag GTAAAAGTTACGGTGCTGATGTGGAGTGGATGGATTCTAACAGTGCTGAAGCAGCCCTGTGGGACAGAATGATGCAATCTCAGAATGAATGGGTGGAAGACATATTACCTTTGAGAATGCTGGTCATGGCAAGAATGTCTAGATAG
- the LOC127432506 gene encoding synaptotagmin-like protein 2 isoform X2, translating to MIDLSYLTEEEQEMILAVLKRDAELKKLEEQRIRQLCKSEKDKRRLKYLTGEWFYETKYHRHREKIHSSDIIRASMRQRKPVTILELSQRWAERPSFVNSQKKDVFIPPELSGLIEEPPTPSRYESFEHQMPEGQQEIQRLKIKPRMNPFNIMHSQRDTDRIINGVKEAGQTPAEDCHELYARPQTSQVSNFHSSAEVKGKANTLCTESQTHTVTEEEGRSISKVLEWFGRGSQDAKQSKLKELPAQSEKNKEEPEDHGTSDVKSEELASPVVQTLAATKPSPKPRRGFFALFSRAEKKDKSPAFLASDKEIISEDKNKILTLECETPFTMRPEAGVSISLQDCVSAVSKTTEIIQVTSKTEVMQHGNATARPVCEDLLKKEMFDQGEISPGRLANPKSFWEMGNRGPKRLSIKTGAEIQEIETSLLNENDEILDRRIPDSGISPSKLNATEYPVEVESTMHEYSSVSRYVVDMSAISLNEDEKPSNLDSSKVSEGSSNELQTHMVKSDVRLVSPSSPPRNNALQNELQEEPLSESLSRDISGLNKEISTLKMSLSQQDNKGSIDDLKSFWEKEKSGLQVIVGLQTCTPDIKDSFTPLSPKHSSIGSTSPDLTSSLDKMSLSLNKEVGLILQNEKMEKSEGPARVPIQDHHDIRGDSEEASPVRSALEHASARPLSVSKSLEDLASTPTLSAVAPNTKTYFLDPTQVKMMSLSVPAFMHQQKDWRNSDCASERSYDTLRTCNTPSNFSMCSEVASMSSVTGSVMSIYSSEFGNVVVKGRIQFAIHYLQNLGEFHIFVVQCKDLAVADPKRNRSDPYVKCYLLPDKAKYGKRKTCVRKKTLDPTYNEILRFKIPMETLKTQKLNLSVWHNDTFGHNSFLGEVEIDLVEWDFNNTQMNEYQLQGRVQVPSSPKHSADGEAIRAEIRVALRFLLQTSHSHKNKANGEVQIWVKECKNLPVSRGVAIDPFVKCAVLPDNSRKSRQKTRVLKRVSNPVFNHTMVYDGFRPEDLKEACVELTVWDHDRLNNHFIGGARLGLGTGKSYGADVEWMDSNSAEAALWDRMMQSQNEWVEDILPLRMLVMARMSR from the exons GCAGCTTTGTAAGTCTGAGAAAGACAAGAGAAGGCTGAAGTACTTAACTGGAGAGTGGTTTTACGAGACAAAGTATCACAGACACAGAGAAAAGATCCATAGCTCCGACATCATCAGAGCATCCATGAGACAAAGGAAACCTGTGACGATAT TGGAGCTCTCTCAAAGATGGGCAGAGAGACCCAGTTTTGTGAACAGTCAGAAGAAGGATGTGTTCATCCCTCCAGAGCTCTCAGGACTCATTGAGGAGCCACCCACACCATCACGGTATGAGAG TTTTGAACATCAGATGCCAGAAGGCCAACAGGAAATACAGAGACTTAAAATCAAG CCTAGGATGAATCCATTCAATATTATGCATTCGCAGAGGGACACAGACAGAATTATCAATGGTGTGAAAGAGGCCGGCCAGACACCTGCTGAGG ATTGTCATGAGCTTTATGCTCGGCCTCAGACCTCACAGGTGTCCAACTTCCACAGCTCTGCTGAAGTTAAAGGTAAGGCCAATACGTTGTGCACAGAGAGCCAGACTCATACAGTAACAGAGGAAGAGGGTCGCTCAATTTCTAAGGTACTTGAGTGGTTTGGCCGAGGTTCTCAAGATGCAAAGCAGAGTAAGCTGAAAGAATTGCCAGCACAGAGTGAGAAGAACAAAGAGGAACCAGAGGATCATGGAACCTCAGACGTCAAATCAGAAGAATTGGCTTCTCCGGTTGTACAGACTTTGGCTGCCACCAAGCCATCTCCAAAGCCACGTCGGgggttttttgcattgttttcaagAGCAGAGAAAAAAGACAAGAGTCCTGCATTTCTAGCATCTGACAAAGAAATAATAAGTGaagataaaaacaaaattttgactTTGGAATGCGAAACACCTTTCACCATGAGACCTGAAGCAGGTGTCAGTATATCTCTGCAGGACTGTGTTTCTGCAGTGAGCAAGACAACAGAAATAATACAGGTTACCTCAAAAACAGAGGTAATGCAACATGGCAATGCAACAGCTAGACCTGTTTGTGAAGATCTTCTTAAGAAAGAGATGTTTGACCAAGGTGAGATATCACCAGGTAGACTGGCCAACCCGAAGTCCTTCTGGGAAATGGGGAACAGAGGACCAAAGAGACTGAGCATCAAAACTGGAGCTGAAATACAAGAAATTGAAACATCTCTGCTTaatgaaaatgatgaaattttaGACAGAAGGATTCCAGATTCAGGCATCAGCCCATCAAAATTAAATGCCACTGAATATCCAGTTGAAGTAGAATCTACAATGCATGAGTATTCTTCGGTATCACGCTATGTTGTCGATATGTCTGCCATATCCTTAAATGAAGATGAAAAACCCTCTAATTTGGACAGCAGTAAGGTGTCAGAAGGCTCAAGTAATGAGTTACAAACACACATGGTCAAAAGTGACGTCAGACTGGTGTCTCCCAGTTCACCACCAAGAAATAACGCTCTTCAGAACGAGTTGCAGGAAGAGCCTCTCTCTGAGTCGCTGTCCAGGGATATATCTGGCCTGAATAAGGAAATCTCTACTCTCAAAATGTCTCTCAGTCAACAGGATAATAAAGGCTCAATCGATGATCTCAAGTCATTttgggagaaagaaaaaagtggCCTTCAAGTAATTGTAGGTTTACAAACATGTACACCTGATATTAAAGACTCATTTACGCCGTTGTCTCCTAAACATTCTTCCATAGGGTCAACTAGTCCAGATTTAACAAGTTCCCTAGACAAAATGAGTTTGTCTTTAAACAAAGAGGTGGGTTTGATTCTGCAAAATGAGAAGATGGAAAAAAGCGAGGGTCCAGCCAGAGTGCCAATACAAGATCATCATGATATCAGAG GTGACAGTGAGGAAGCCAGCCCTGTCAGATCTGCTCTGGAGCATGCCAGTGCCAGACCCCTATCTGTTTCCAAGAGTCTAGAGGACCTGGCATCCACACCTACAC TGTCTGCAGTCGCTCCCAACACTAAAACATATTTCTTAGACCCTACGCAGGTGAAGATGATGAGTTTGTCTGTGCCTGCATTTATGCaccaacag AAGGATTGGAGAAACAGTGACTGTGCATCAGAGAGAAGCTATGACACACTGAGAACATGCAACACTCCCTCTAACTTTAGCATGTGTTCTGAAGTGGCCTCCATGTCCTCT GTCACTGGCAGTGTAATGAGTATCTACAGTAGTGAGTTTGGCAACGTGGTGGTCAAAGGCAGAATCCAGTTCGCCATTCACTATTTGCAAAATCTGGGAGAGTTCCACATCTTCGTAGTGCAGTGCAAAGACCTTGCCGTGGCAGATCCTAAAAGGAACCGGTCTGACCC GTATGTTAAATGTTACCTGCTACCTGACAAAGCAAAATATGGAAAGAGAAAAACATGTGTGAGAAAGAAGACTCTGGATCCAACTTACAATGAAATCTTGCGG TTTAAGATTCCAATGGAGACTCTGAAAACCCAGAAGCTGAACCTGTCTGTGTGGCACAATGACACATTTGGCCATAACAGCTTTCTTGGAGAGGTAGAGATCGATCTGGTGGAATGGGActttaataacacacaaatgaatgAATATCAGCTGCAAGGAAGG GTTCAGGTTCCCTCCAGTCCTAAACATTCTGCTGATGGTGAAGCGATAAGAGCAGAGATAAGAGTTGCTCTACGTTTTCTTCTTCAGACTTCTCACA GTCATAAGAACAAGGCAAATGGTGAGGTACAAATCTGGGTGAAAGAGTGCAAGAATCTACCCGTTTCCAGAGGTGTTGCCATTGACCCTTTTGTCAAATG CGCAGTCCTCCCAGATAACAGCCGGAAAAGCAGACAGAAGACCAGAGTACTGAAGAGGGTTTCTAACCCGGTGTTTAACCACACCATGGTGTATGATGGCTTCAGGCCAGAGGACCTCAAAGAGGCCTGTGTGGAGCTCACCGTGTGGGATCATGACCGACTTAACAACCACTTCATTGGGGGTGCTAGGCTTGGTCTTggaacag GTAAAAGTTACGGTGCTGATGTGGAGTGGATGGATTCTAACAGTGCTGAAGCAGCCCTGTGGGACAGAATGATGCAATCTCAGAATGAATGGGTGGAAGACATATTACCTTTGAGAATGCTGGTCATGGCAAGAATGTCTAGATAG
- the LOC127432506 gene encoding synaptotagmin-like protein 2 isoform X7, translating to MIDLSYLTEEEQEMILAVLKRDAELKKLEEQRIRQLCKSEKDKRRLKYLTGEWFYETKYHRHREKIHSSDIIRASMRQRKPVTILELSQRWAERPSFVNSQKKDVFIPPELSGLIEEPPTPSRYESFEHQMPEGQQEIQRLKIKPRMNPFNIMHSQRDTDRIINGVKEAGQTPAEDCHELYARPQTSQVSNFHSSAEVKGSTSPDLTSSLDKMSLSLNKEVGLILQNEKMEKSEGPARVPIQDHHDIRGDSEEASPVRSALEHASARPLSVSKSLEDLASTPTLSAVAPNTKTYFLDPTQVKMMSLSVPAFMHQQKDWRNSDCASERSYDTLRTCNTPSNFSMCSEVASMSSVTGSVMSIYSSEFGNVVVKGRIQFAIHYLQNLGEFHIFVVQCKDLAVADPKRNRSDPYVKCYLLPDKAKYGKRKTCVRKKTLDPTYNEILRFKIPMETLKTQKLNLSVWHNDTFGHNSFLGEVEIDLVEWDFNNTQMNEYQLQGRVQVPSSPKHSADGEAIRAEIRVALRFLLQTSHSHKNKANGEVQIWVKECKNLPVSRGVAIDPFVKCAVLPDNSRKSRQKTRVLKRVSNPVFNHTMVYDGFRPEDLKEACVELTVWDHDRLNNHFIGGARLGLGTGKSYGADVEWMDSNSAEAALWDRMMQSQNEWVEDILPLRMLVMARMSR from the exons GCAGCTTTGTAAGTCTGAGAAAGACAAGAGAAGGCTGAAGTACTTAACTGGAGAGTGGTTTTACGAGACAAAGTATCACAGACACAGAGAAAAGATCCATAGCTCCGACATCATCAGAGCATCCATGAGACAAAGGAAACCTGTGACGATAT TGGAGCTCTCTCAAAGATGGGCAGAGAGACCCAGTTTTGTGAACAGTCAGAAGAAGGATGTGTTCATCCCTCCAGAGCTCTCAGGACTCATTGAGGAGCCACCCACACCATCACGGTATGAGAG TTTTGAACATCAGATGCCAGAAGGCCAACAGGAAATACAGAGACTTAAAATCAAG CCTAGGATGAATCCATTCAATATTATGCATTCGCAGAGGGACACAGACAGAATTATCAATGGTGTGAAAGAGGCCGGCCAGACACCTGCTGAGG ATTGTCATGAGCTTTATGCTCGGCCTCAGACCTCACAGGTGTCCAACTTCCACAGCTCTGCTGAAGTTAAAG GGTCAACTAGTCCAGATTTAACAAGTTCCCTAGACAAAATGAGTTTGTCTTTAAACAAAGAGGTGGGTTTGATTCTGCAAAATGAGAAGATGGAAAAAAGCGAGGGTCCAGCCAGAGTGCCAATACAAGATCATCATGATATCAGAG GTGACAGTGAGGAAGCCAGCCCTGTCAGATCTGCTCTGGAGCATGCCAGTGCCAGACCCCTATCTGTTTCCAAGAGTCTAGAGGACCTGGCATCCACACCTACAC TGTCTGCAGTCGCTCCCAACACTAAAACATATTTCTTAGACCCTACGCAGGTGAAGATGATGAGTTTGTCTGTGCCTGCATTTATGCaccaacag AAGGATTGGAGAAACAGTGACTGTGCATCAGAGAGAAGCTATGACACACTGAGAACATGCAACACTCCCTCTAACTTTAGCATGTGTTCTGAAGTGGCCTCCATGTCCTCT GTCACTGGCAGTGTAATGAGTATCTACAGTAGTGAGTTTGGCAACGTGGTGGTCAAAGGCAGAATCCAGTTCGCCATTCACTATTTGCAAAATCTGGGAGAGTTCCACATCTTCGTAGTGCAGTGCAAAGACCTTGCCGTGGCAGATCCTAAAAGGAACCGGTCTGACCC GTATGTTAAATGTTACCTGCTACCTGACAAAGCAAAATATGGAAAGAGAAAAACATGTGTGAGAAAGAAGACTCTGGATCCAACTTACAATGAAATCTTGCGG TTTAAGATTCCAATGGAGACTCTGAAAACCCAGAAGCTGAACCTGTCTGTGTGGCACAATGACACATTTGGCCATAACAGCTTTCTTGGAGAGGTAGAGATCGATCTGGTGGAATGGGActttaataacacacaaatgaatgAATATCAGCTGCAAGGAAGG GTTCAGGTTCCCTCCAGTCCTAAACATTCTGCTGATGGTGAAGCGATAAGAGCAGAGATAAGAGTTGCTCTACGTTTTCTTCTTCAGACTTCTCACA GTCATAAGAACAAGGCAAATGGTGAGGTACAAATCTGGGTGAAAGAGTGCAAGAATCTACCCGTTTCCAGAGGTGTTGCCATTGACCCTTTTGTCAAATG CGCAGTCCTCCCAGATAACAGCCGGAAAAGCAGACAGAAGACCAGAGTACTGAAGAGGGTTTCTAACCCGGTGTTTAACCACACCATGGTGTATGATGGCTTCAGGCCAGAGGACCTCAAAGAGGCCTGTGTGGAGCTCACCGTGTGGGATCATGACCGACTTAACAACCACTTCATTGGGGGTGCTAGGCTTGGTCTTggaacag GTAAAAGTTACGGTGCTGATGTGGAGTGGATGGATTCTAACAGTGCTGAAGCAGCCCTGTGGGACAGAATGATGCAATCTCAGAATGAATGGGTGGAAGACATATTACCTTTGAGAATGCTGGTCATGGCAAGAATGTCTAGATAG